From one Equus asinus isolate D_3611 breed Donkey chromosome 5, EquAss-T2T_v2, whole genome shotgun sequence genomic stretch:
- the FBXO2 gene encoding F-box only protein 2 — protein MDGDGDPENVGQPEEASLEEQQEEAGAGEERPEEAEAEAAAYLDELPEPLLLRVLAELPAAELVQACRLVCLRWKELVDGAPLWLLKCQQEGLVPEGGAEDERDHWQQFYFLSKRRRNLLRNPCGEEDLEGWCDVEHGGDGWRVEELPGDCGVEFIHDESVKKFFASSFEWCRKAQVIDLQAEGYWEELLDTTQPAIVVKDWYSGRSDAGCLYELTVKLLSEHEDVLAEFNSGQVAVPPDSDDAGWIEISHTFTDYGPGVRFVRFEHGGQDSVYWKGWFGARVTNSSVWVEP, from the exons ATGGACGGAGACGGTGACCCAG AGAACGTGGGCCAGCCCGAGGAGGCGAgcctggaggagcagcaggaggaggcGGGCGCCGGGGAGGAGCGGCCCGAGGAGGCGGAGGCGGAGGCGGCGGCATACCTGGACGAGCTGCCCGAGCCGCTGCTGCTGCGCGTGCTGGCCGAGCTGCCGGCCGCCGAGCTCGTGCAGGCCTGCCGCCTGGTGTGCCTGCGCTGGAAGGAGCTGGTGGACGGCGCCCCGCTCTGGCTGCTCAAGTGCCAGCAGGAGGGGCTGGTGCCTGAGGGCGGCGCCGAGGACGAGCGGGACCACTGGCAGCAGTTCTACTTCCTGAGCAAGAGGCGGCGCAACCTGCTGCGCAACCCGTGCGGGGAAG AGGACTTGGAGGGCTGGTGCGACGTGGAGCACGGTGGCGATGGCTGGAGGGTGGAGGAGCTGCCCGGAGACTGCGGGGTGGAATTCATCCACGATGAGAGCGTCAAGAAgttctttgcctcttccttcGA GTGGTGTCGCAAAGCGCAGGTCATTGACTTGCAGGCCGAGGGCTACTGGGAGGAGCTGCTGGACACCACTCAGCCGGCCATCGTGGTGAAGGACTG GTACTCTGGCCGCAGCGACGCCGGCTGCCTGTACGAGCTCACGGTGAAGCTGCTGTCCGAGCACGAGGATGTGCTGGCCGAGTTCAACAGCGGACAGGTGGCAGTACCACCGGACAGCGACGATGCGGGCTGGATCGAG ATCTCCCACACCTTCACTGACTACGGGCCCGGCGTCCGCTTCGTCCGCTTCGAGCACGGTGGGCAGGACTCCGTCTACTGGAAGGGCTGGTTCGGGGCCCGGGTGACCAACAGCAGCGTGTGGGTGGAGCCCTGA